Proteins found in one Trichocoleus desertorum ATA4-8-CV12 genomic segment:
- a CDS encoding response regulator: MQRNTVSDELEALLPLDGVAILVIEDDLETLALFDLFLTHLGAKVLTAVNVKTALQAVAECQPDILISDLQLPDGSGYELLDTVRNLQADSCKFIPAIAMSGYSTRLSEPAYNRGAVAWGFQKFLSKPFNIDELIGAIVNFTKNTSQATYPYCWI; the protein is encoded by the coding sequence ATGCAACGAAATACTGTGAGTGACGAACTAGAGGCGTTGTTACCCCTAGATGGGGTCGCAATTCTCGTCATTGAAGATGACCTTGAAACCTTAGCTCTGTTTGATTTGTTTTTAACTCACTTGGGCGCTAAAGTCCTCACCGCTGTAAACGTAAAAACAGCGCTTCAAGCAGTGGCAGAATGTCAACCAGATATTCTGATTAGTGACCTGCAGTTACCCGACGGTAGTGGCTACGAGCTGCTCGATACCGTTAGAAACCTTCAGGCAGACTCCTGTAAATTTATCCCTGCGATCGCGATGAGTGGATATAGTACTCGGCTTTCAGAACCTGCTTACAATCGAGGAGCTGTAGCCTGGGGTTTTCAAAAGTTTTTGTCTAAACCTTTCAATATTGATGAGCTAATTGGCGCGATCGTGAATTTCACCAAAAATACCAGTCAAGCAACCTATCCTTACTGCTGGATCTAA